A region from the Deinococcus sp. KSM4-11 genome encodes:
- a CDS encoding glycerate kinase: protein MSTPTPEFPSSSPAEWTDTQVRAVLHDIFMAAVHSADPAQAVRRHLPEPPRGRCVVVGAGKASAAMAAALDAVWPDTPLSGVVVTRDGHAVPAGRIEVLEASHPVPDGRSEGAAHRILAAVQGLTPDDLVIALMSGGGSALLAAPGTGLSLADKQDINRALLTSGATIREMNAVRKHLSAIKGGRLALAARPARVVTLVISDVPGDDPADIASGPTVPDPSTLDDVREIVARYGLTLPAAAQALLDAGEETPKAADLQSEVRVIAAPALALEAAAQAARRAGLTPLILGDALEGESREVGTVMAGVARSVRQHGQPVRPPAVLLSGGETTVTLRGSAAGRGGRNTEFLLALAVALAGASGIWAVAGDSDGIDGTEEAAGAVVTPDTLRRGQAAGHSARSDLVAHDSHTFFAAVGDLIVTGPTLTNVNDIRAVLITEGVERD, encoded by the coding sequence GTGAGCACGCCCACGCCCGAATTCCCCTCTTCCAGCCCCGCTGAATGGACGGATACGCAGGTTCGAGCCGTTCTGCACGACATCTTCATGGCGGCGGTGCACAGCGCCGATCCGGCGCAGGCCGTCCGCCGGCACCTGCCGGAGCCGCCGCGTGGGCGCTGCGTGGTCGTCGGGGCCGGCAAGGCGTCCGCCGCGATGGCCGCCGCCCTGGACGCCGTGTGGCCGGACACGCCGCTGTCCGGCGTGGTCGTCACGCGCGATGGACACGCCGTTCCCGCCGGGCGCATCGAGGTGCTGGAGGCGTCACATCCGGTGCCGGACGGACGCAGCGAGGGGGCGGCCCACCGCATCCTGGCCGCCGTTCAGGGCCTCACGCCCGACGACCTGGTCATCGCCCTGATGTCCGGGGGCGGCTCCGCGCTGCTGGCGGCGCCGGGAACCGGCCTGTCCCTGGCGGACAAGCAGGACATCAACCGCGCCCTGCTCACTAGTGGGGCCACCATCCGCGAGATGAACGCGGTGCGCAAGCACCTGTCCGCCATCAAGGGTGGACGGCTCGCGCTGGCCGCGCGTCCGGCCCGCGTGGTGACCCTGGTGATCAGCGACGTGCCCGGTGACGATCCGGCCGACATCGCGTCCGGCCCCACCGTACCCGACCCCAGCACCCTGGACGACGTGCGGGAGATCGTGGCGCGGTACGGCCTGACCCTGCCCGCTGCCGCACAGGCCCTGCTGGACGCCGGGGAGGAGACCCCGAAGGCGGCCGACCTCCAGAGTGAGGTGCGGGTGATCGCGGCGCCCGCCCTTGCCCTAGAAGCGGCGGCGCAGGCCGCCCGCCGCGCCGGACTCACGCCGCTGATCCTGGGCGACGCCCTGGAGGGAGAAAGCCGGGAAGTGGGCACGGTGATGGCCGGCGTCGCGCGGTCGGTGCGGCAGCACGGCCAGCCGGTGCGCCCGCCGGCCGTGCTGCTCTCGGGGGGCGAGACGACCGTCACGCTCCGGGGGAGTGCGGCCGGGCGAGGCGGCCGGAACACCGAGTTCCTGCTCGCCCTGGCGGTGGCCCTGGCCGGAGCGAGCGGCATCTGGGCGGTGGCAGGTGACAGCGACGGCATCGACGGCACCGAAGAGGCTGCTGGGGCGGTGGTGACGCCCGATACGCTGCGGCGTGGACAGGCGGCCGGGCACTCGGCGCGCTCCGATCTCGTCGCCCACGACAGCCACACGTTCTTCGCGGCGGTCGGTGACCTGATCGTGACCGGCCCGACCCTGACGAACGTGAATGACATCCGGGCCGTGCTCATCACGGAGGGTGTGGAGCGTGATTGA
- a CDS encoding sugar phosphate isomerase/epimerase, with protein sequence MQLGIFAKTFPEVGALPVLRAVRAAGYDVTQFNLSCVGLPSLPDALDSTVVQEVAQASAETGISIAALSGTYNMAHPDAAVRDQGLRRLEVLMRHAPALGTRLITLCSGTRDPDDQWAYHPDNATAEAWTVMSREMARAAELAQRYGIDLGIEPEMTNVVSSARKARELLDTLGSPRLKIVLDPANLFEYGDTALSRERTREAVDLLGNDLAMAHAKDRRADGRFTFPGDGVVDFPDFIALLRGAGFQGPLVTHGLSAAEAPGVAEFLRGLLT encoded by the coding sequence ATGCAGCTCGGGATCTTCGCCAAGACCTTCCCCGAGGTCGGGGCTTTGCCGGTGCTGCGGGCCGTACGCGCTGCCGGCTACGACGTCACCCAGTTCAACCTGTCGTGCGTGGGTCTGCCCAGCCTGCCGGATGCGCTCGATTCCACCGTCGTGCAGGAGGTGGCGCAGGCGAGCGCCGAGACCGGCATCAGCATCGCCGCGCTGTCTGGCACGTACAACATGGCCCACCCGGATGCAGCCGTGCGCGATCAGGGCCTGCGGCGTCTGGAAGTGCTGATGCGGCACGCGCCCGCCCTGGGCACGCGCCTGATCACCCTGTGCAGCGGCACCCGCGACCCCGATGACCAGTGGGCCTACCACCCGGACAACGCCACCGCCGAGGCCTGGACGGTCATGAGCCGCGAGATGGCGCGGGCCGCCGAGCTGGCCCAGCGCTACGGGATCGACCTGGGCATCGAGCCGGAGATGACGAACGTGGTCTCCTCGGCCCGCAAGGCCAGAGAACTACTGGATACCCTGGGGTCGCCCCGGCTGAAGATCGTGCTCGACCCGGCCAACCTCTTCGAGTATGGTGACACGGCCCTCAGCCGCGAGCGCACCCGCGAGGCGGTCGACCTGCTGGGAAACGATCTGGCCATGGCACATGCCAAGGACCGCCGTGCCGATGGCAGGTTCACGTTCCCGGGGGACGGCGTGGTAGATTTCCCGGATTTCATCGCCCTGTTGCGCGGAGCGGGCTTCCAGGGGCCGCTCGTCACGCACGGCCTGAGCGCCGCCGAGGCGCCCGGCGTGGCCGAGTTCCTGCGCGGCCTCCTGACATGA
- the menC gene encoding o-succinylbenzoate synthase translates to MRLERAELRVVSLPLLKPFRTSFGVVADKTFVLLRVFSEGLEGVAEGVMDARPQYREETIAGALALLQDAVLPEVLGLEWANAESLMRHLAGLRGNRMALGLIEMAFWDLHARSLGVPLSTLLGGVRNAVEVGVSLGIQASVEATVDTAVRHAEQGYRRIKLKIEPGWDVKVVRAVRAALPETPVTVDANAAYTLAHLNVLRELDTLGLDYIEQPLAWNDLRDHAKLQALMHTPLCLDECITTAQDARTALETAACRLVNIKVGRVGGHLEARRVHDVAASFNAPVWCGGMLESGVGRAHNIHLATLENFTKPGDTSSSSRYWARDIVHEPLETVNGVMPVPPGPGTGVTLDLPFLDSVTRWRTEIAAPARSAVSSP, encoded by the coding sequence ATGCGGCTTGAGCGGGCCGAACTGCGCGTGGTCTCGCTGCCACTGTTGAAGCCCTTTCGAACCAGTTTCGGGGTGGTGGCTGACAAGACCTTCGTGCTTTTGCGCGTGTTCAGCGAGGGGCTGGAGGGCGTCGCCGAAGGCGTCATGGACGCCCGCCCGCAGTACCGGGAGGAGACCATCGCCGGAGCCCTTGCGCTGCTCCAGGACGCCGTGCTGCCCGAGGTGCTGGGCCTTGAGTGGGCCAACGCCGAATCGCTGATGCGCCACCTGGCGGGGCTGCGCGGCAACCGCATGGCGCTGGGGCTCATCGAGATGGCCTTCTGGGACCTGCACGCCCGCAGCCTGGGCGTGCCGCTCTCCACGCTGCTGGGCGGCGTGCGGAACGCGGTGGAGGTGGGCGTGTCGCTGGGCATCCAGGCCTCGGTCGAGGCCACGGTGGACACGGCCGTACGCCACGCCGAGCAGGGCTACCGGCGCATCAAGCTCAAGATCGAGCCCGGCTGGGACGTGAAGGTGGTGCGGGCGGTACGGGCGGCGCTGCCGGAGACGCCCGTCACGGTGGACGCCAACGCTGCGTACACGCTGGCGCACCTGAACGTTCTGCGCGAGCTGGACACGCTGGGTCTGGACTACATCGAGCAGCCGCTGGCGTGGAACGACCTGCGCGACCACGCCAAGCTTCAGGCGCTGATGCACACGCCGCTGTGCCTGGACGAGTGCATCACCACGGCGCAGGACGCCCGTACGGCGCTGGAGACGGCGGCCTGCCGCCTGGTGAACATCAAGGTCGGGCGGGTGGGCGGCCACCTCGAGGCGCGGCGGGTGCACGACGTCGCGGCCTCGTTCAATGCCCCAGTGTGGTGCGGCGGCATGCTCGAGAGCGGCGTAGGCCGGGCGCACAACATCCACCTCGCCACGCTGGAGAACTTCACCAAGCCCGGCGACACCAGCAGTTCCTCGCGCTACTGGGCGCGCGACATCGTGCACGAGCCGCTGGAGACCGTGAACGGGGTCATGCCCGTTCCACCGGGGCCAGGCACCGGCGTCACGCTGGATCTGCCCTTCCTGGACAGCGTGACGCGCTGGCGTACGGAGATCGCGGCGCCGGCGCGGAGTGCCGTCAGCTCCCCATGA
- a CDS encoding GNAT family N-acetyltransferase, with amino-acid sequence MTEAAAHPTTALTLRELSGLDELARTPPLARAIWGEDDAPEDPALLHVLHHVGGLVAGALDADGQLWAYLVGLPTRNATVQHSHRLGVHPQWRRHGLGEGLKRFQQEWCLARGITRVEWTFDPLLLANAHLNVHRLGATVGTYLPDYYGEMTGINAGVSSDRFEAVWLLDGARAREGVREVWPVGEALHPLHDALPADLPNAVTVRIPADHYRLRREDLALARAWRAASGPLFARLFAQGYRLVDVDLAGQRYLLRREEPC; translated from the coding sequence ATGACGGAGGCCGCCGCACACCCCACCACCGCCCTGACGCTGCGGGAACTGAGCGGGCTGGACGAACTGGCGCGCACGCCGCCCCTGGCCCGCGCCATCTGGGGCGAGGACGATGCGCCGGAAGACCCGGCGCTGCTGCACGTCCTGCACCACGTAGGTGGTCTGGTCGCCGGAGCGCTGGACGCGGACGGGCAGCTGTGGGCCTACCTCGTGGGTCTCCCCACCCGCAACGCCACGGTTCAGCACTCGCACCGCCTGGGCGTGCACCCGCAGTGGCGGCGCCACGGTCTGGGCGAGGGGCTCAAGCGCTTCCAGCAGGAATGGTGCCTGGCACGCGGCATCACCCGCGTGGAGTGGACCTTCGATCCGCTGCTGCTCGCCAACGCGCACCTGAACGTGCACCGTCTGGGCGCCACCGTGGGCACCTACCTGCCGGACTACTACGGCGAGATGACCGGCATCAACGCCGGCGTGTCCTCCGACCGCTTCGAGGCGGTGTGGCTGCTGGACGGAGCACGGGCGAGGGAGGGCGTCCGCGAGGTCTGGCCGGTGGGCGAGGCGCTGCATCCGCTGCATGACGCGCTGCCAGCAGACCTTCCGAATGCCGTGACTGTGCGCATTCCTGCCGACCACTACCGCCTGCGGCGCGAGGATCTTGCCCTGGCACGGGCGTGGCGGGCGGCCAGCGGCCCGCTCTTCGCCCGGCTGTTCGCGCAGGGGTACCGGCTGGTGGACGTGGATCTGGCGGGGCAGCGCTACCTGCTGCGCCGGGAGGAGCCGTGCTGA
- a CDS encoding ABC transporter permease yields the protein MLSYVARRLLALPLILLAVTFLIVLVMQLIPPEQRAAAYAVNLEQLSRVPEIIRTNHLDGSVFVQYGLWLKEAVSGNLGFSRTSGLPVLETLRTYFPATLELALFTLVPLVALGVWLGGQAAVHRNRAPDTVIRIFAVLGYSIPSFVLGVWLLVIFYGALGILPGNGNQSNDISLQLAITPMHRYTHLLTLDALLNGRLSVFWDALLHLVLPVVTLLVVSSAGLVKGTRASMIEALNSDYIRTARAKGVAERQVVRKHARRNALLTVITLVALSVSGLLQGAVLAETLFGYPGVAGWAAKAAAQGDLPGVLGFALLTATVVVLVNLLADLAYTLVDPRVRYT from the coding sequence GTGCTGAGCTACGTGGCCCGGCGGCTGCTGGCCCTGCCGCTGATCCTGCTGGCGGTGACGTTCCTGATCGTGCTGGTGATGCAGCTCATTCCGCCCGAGCAGCGCGCCGCCGCGTACGCGGTGAACCTGGAGCAGCTCTCGCGGGTGCCCGAGATCATCCGCACCAACCACTTGGACGGCAGCGTCTTCGTGCAGTACGGGCTGTGGCTCAAGGAGGCGGTGAGTGGGAACCTGGGCTTCTCGCGCACCAGTGGGCTGCCGGTGCTGGAGACCCTGCGCACCTACTTTCCGGCCACGCTGGAACTGGCCCTGTTCACGCTGGTGCCGCTGGTGGCGCTGGGCGTGTGGCTGGGCGGCCAGGCAGCGGTTCACCGGAACCGCGCCCCGGACACGGTCATCCGGATCTTCGCGGTGCTGGGCTACAGCATTCCCAGCTTCGTGCTGGGGGTGTGGCTGCTGGTCATCTTCTACGGGGCGCTGGGCATCCTGCCCGGCAACGGCAACCAGAGCAACGACATCTCGCTGCAACTGGCCATCACGCCCATGCACCGCTACACGCACCTGCTCACCCTCGACGCCCTGCTGAACGGCCGGCTCAGCGTGTTCTGGGACGCCCTGCTGCACCTGGTGCTGCCGGTGGTGACCCTGCTGGTGGTCAGCAGCGCGGGCCTGGTCAAGGGCACCCGCGCCAGCATGATCGAGGCGCTGAACAGCGATTACATCCGCACGGCGCGGGCCAAGGGCGTCGCCGAGCGTCAGGTGGTCCGCAAGCACGCCCGCCGCAACGCCCTGCTCACGGTGATCACCCTGGTGGCGCTGAGCGTCTCGGGGCTACTCCAGGGCGCGGTGCTGGCCGAGACGCTGTTCGGCTACCCCGGCGTGGCCGGCTGGGCGGCGAAGGCGGCGGCCCAGGGCGACCTGCCGGGCGTGCTGGGCTTCGCGCTGCTGACCGCCACCGTCGTCGTGCTGGTGAACCTGCTGGCCGATCTGGCCTATACGCTGGTCGATCCGCGCGTGAGGTACACGTGA
- a CDS encoding ABC transporter permease yields MSAVQHAAAPAARARPRPALGRLGRNVPARVGAVIVGLYVLVALLAPLLAPPQGNCRRDLALAAGQTYPGPLAYLREVISPPDSCLQMPRVGFAAQPRDPAPDAPLGRVGGYDIRYGLVWGTRTALFLGFTVVCLSVLLGGAVGLMAGFFGGIVDNLLMRVTDVTFAFPGLVLVLVLVAALGPGLGNIILALSLVSWTALARVVRSEVLRVREQEYVAAAQSLGASPLRVALRHVLPGSLGPLSSIVVLEMGGLPIVAGALSFLGLGTPAGFADWGQLIALAQPWIQGPAGQPFAYWYVTLFPGVCIAVYSLGWNLVGDALSEGLDPRNR; encoded by the coding sequence GTGAGCGCCGTTCAGCATGCCGCCGCGCCGGCCGCACGCGCACGCCCCCGACCCGCCCTGGGGCGGCTGGGCCGCAACGTGCCCGCACGTGTCGGGGCCGTCATCGTGGGACTGTACGTGCTGGTGGCGCTGCTGGCCCCGCTGCTGGCGCCACCCCAGGGCAACTGCCGGCGCGACCTGGCACTAGCAGCGGGGCAGACGTACCCCGGCCCGCTGGCCTACCTGCGCGAGGTCATCAGCCCGCCGGACAGCTGCCTGCAGATGCCCCGGGTGGGCTTCGCCGCGCAGCCCCGCGACCCGGCCCCGGACGCGCCGCTGGGCCGGGTGGGCGGGTACGACATCCGCTACGGCCTGGTGTGGGGCACCCGCACGGCCCTGTTCCTGGGCTTCACGGTGGTGTGCCTCAGCGTGCTGCTGGGCGGCGCCGTGGGCCTGATGGCGGGCTTTTTCGGCGGCATCGTGGACAACCTGCTGATGCGCGTGACCGACGTGACCTTCGCCTTTCCGGGGCTGGTGCTCGTGCTGGTGCTCGTGGCGGCGCTGGGGCCAGGGCTGGGCAACATCATCCTGGCGCTGAGCCTGGTGTCGTGGACGGCGCTGGCGCGGGTGGTCAGATCCGAGGTGCTGCGGGTGCGCGAGCAGGAGTACGTCGCAGCGGCGCAGAGCCTGGGCGCCAGCCCGCTGCGCGTCGCCCTGCGGCACGTGCTGCCCGGCTCGCTGGGGCCGCTGTCCAGCATCGTCGTGCTGGAGATGGGCGGCCTGCCCATCGTGGCCGGGGCCCTGAGCTTCCTGGGGCTGGGCACGCCAGCGGGTTTCGCCGACTGGGGCCAGCTCATCGCCCTGGCGCAACCCTGGATTCAGGGCCCGGCGGGGCAGCCGTTCGCGTACTGGTACGTCACCCTCTTTCCCGGCGTGTGCATCGCCGTGTACAGCCTCGGCTGGAACCTCGTCGGCGACGCCCTCAGTGAGGGCCTGGATCCCCGAAACCGCTAA
- a CDS encoding ABC transporter substrate-binding protein: MNRRIIPLTLALCSPAALATPKDTLVYQIPSAIAALEPAQAVTGYDVLVVQQMYEALYRNEFGTYKPQLATGYTQSKDGKTTTFTLRRGVKFHDGSAMTCMDAEYSLRRTLLVGNETSQAAQIRASVLGIGSFTPDIKKTFTFNKLASAVKCTAAGQLVLTLDRNVPSLIDSVTQAYVVPMRALVAAGDWSGTAKDFDAWVGKDVSNSALAQKPDGTGAYTLVSRDPSRLIFRAFDGYWGGVPALKNVILQKVDSDTARVLAVQKGDADIIAVPDRDTLAKLRGAAGVKVYETLPQQLQSQIVTMVMFNQNIQDGGRLPAGQLAENNVPVNFFSDIHVRKAFAAAFDTQTFVRDALQGKGLALNSSLPYNSWANDTTLRPGAFNLKTAEAEFKLAFGGKLWTTGFTLPAITIAGQGLSEVVSGIIKQNIEALNPRFHVQVSNGELSSLNASLLGGKLTVVPLTWGGADPDTVLRGLYGSDGILSTALGIRDTKLQTLLDQGRDTVGQTARKPIYRTILSYVGQQAYGFPLQVSQGFGATAADLKGFEEFNKSNLFSKLSK, translated from the coding sequence ATGAACCGACGCATTATTCCCCTCACCCTGGCCCTGTGCAGCCCCGCGGCCCTCGCCACTCCTAAGGACACGCTGGTGTACCAGATTCCCTCGGCCATCGCCGCCCTGGAACCCGCGCAGGCAGTCACCGGCTACGACGTGCTGGTGGTGCAGCAGATGTACGAGGCGCTGTACCGCAACGAGTTCGGCACGTACAAGCCCCAGCTCGCCACGGGCTACACCCAGAGCAAGGACGGCAAGACCACGACCTTCACCCTGCGCCGCGGCGTGAAGTTCCACGACGGCTCGGCCATGACCTGCATGGACGCCGAATACTCGCTGCGCCGCACGCTGCTGGTGGGCAATGAGACTTCGCAGGCGGCGCAGATCCGCGCGAGCGTGCTCGGGATCGGCAGCTTCACCCCCGACATCAAGAAGACCTTCACCTTCAACAAGCTCGCCAGCGCCGTGAAGTGCACCGCAGCCGGGCAGCTCGTGCTGACCCTCGACCGCAACGTGCCCAGCCTGATCGACTCGGTGACGCAGGCCTACGTCGTGCCGATGAGGGCGCTGGTGGCGGCAGGTGACTGGAGCGGCACCGCGAAGGACTTCGACGCCTGGGTCGGCAAGGACGTGTCGAACTCGGCGCTGGCGCAGAAACCCGACGGTACCGGGGCCTACACCCTGGTGTCGCGCGATCCCAGCCGCCTGATCTTCCGGGCCTTCGACGGCTACTGGGGCGGGGTGCCGGCCCTCAAGAACGTGATCCTCCAGAAGGTGGACAGCGACACCGCCCGCGTGCTGGCCGTTCAGAAGGGCGACGCCGACATCATCGCCGTACCGGACCGCGACACGCTGGCCAAGCTGCGCGGCGCGGCGGGCGTGAAGGTGTACGAGACCCTGCCGCAGCAGCTCCAGTCGCAGATCGTCACGATGGTGATGTTCAACCAGAACATCCAGGACGGCGGCCGTCTGCCGGCTGGACAGCTGGCCGAGAACAACGTGCCCGTCAACTTCTTCTCGGACATCCACGTCCGCAAGGCCTTCGCGGCGGCCTTCGACACCCAGACCTTCGTGCGCGACGCGCTCCAGGGCAAGGGCCTGGCGCTGAACTCCTCGCTGCCGTACAACAGCTGGGCCAACGACACGACCCTGCGGCCCGGCGCCTTCAACCTGAAGACTGCCGAGGCGGAATTCAAGCTGGCCTTCGGCGGCAAGCTGTGGACCACCGGCTTCACGCTGCCCGCCATCACCATCGCCGGCCAGGGCCTGAGCGAGGTGGTCTCTGGGATCATCAAGCAGAACATCGAGGCGCTCAACCCCAGGTTCCACGTGCAGGTCAGCAACGGCGAACTCAGCTCGCTGAACGCCTCGCTGCTGGGCGGCAAACTCACGGTCGTGCCGCTGACCTGGGGCGGCGCCGACCCGGACACCGTGCTGCGCGGCCTGTACGGCAGCGACGGCATCCTGTCCACCGCCCTGGGCATCAGGGACACCAAACTCCAGACCCTGCTCGACCAGGGCCGCGACACGGTGGGCCAGACCGCCCGCAAGCCGATCTACCGCACCATCCTGAGCTACGTCGGCCAGCAGGCCTACGGGTTCCCGCTCCAGGTCTCGCAGGGCTTTGGCGCCACCGCCGCCGACCTCAAGGGCTTCGAGGAGTTCAACAAGTCCAACCTCTTCAGCAAGCTGTCGAAGTAG
- a CDS encoding Gfo/Idh/MocA family protein: MPQTKDPGPRLRIGILGAGPIAQYAHFESCAKARNADLYAICDVAEDLLARMAATWQPETTYTDYAAMLADPNVDAVIIATSDAFHVPASIQALEAGKHVLCEKPLGVTVEEVERLAEVVRRTGKVLQVGNMKRFDPGLQAAHDFIRDEMGEPLALKAWYCDSTHRYTVTDAVQPLPIVSAAARKPGTNPKADLRQYCMLTHGSHLVDTVRFMFGDITAVRARLLERFGAYSWFVDTDFASGAQGHMDLTVAVRMDWHEGLQIYGQNGSVLARTYNPWYYRSSDVEIFRERDATTYRPLGADGHFYRRQLEAFSDTILTGAPQTGADVEDGLADTRAIVAIARSVQTGEKVMLADVTGGV, from the coding sequence GTGCCCCAGACCAAAGATCCCGGCCCGCGTCTGCGCATCGGCATTCTCGGCGCCGGCCCCATCGCCCAGTACGCCCACTTCGAGTCCTGTGCCAAGGCCCGCAACGCCGACCTGTACGCCATCTGCGACGTCGCCGAGGATCTTCTGGCACGTATGGCCGCCACGTGGCAGCCCGAGACGACGTATACCGACTACGCGGCCATGCTGGCCGATCCCAACGTCGACGCCGTCATCATCGCGACCTCCGACGCCTTCCATGTGCCGGCCTCCATCCAGGCCCTCGAGGCCGGCAAACACGTCCTGTGCGAGAAACCCCTGGGCGTGACCGTCGAGGAGGTCGAGCGCCTCGCCGAGGTGGTGCGGCGAACCGGGAAGGTCTTGCAGGTCGGCAACATGAAGCGTTTCGACCCCGGGCTGCAGGCCGCGCACGACTTCATCCGCGACGAGATGGGCGAACCCCTGGCGCTGAAGGCGTGGTACTGCGACAGCACCCACCGCTACACCGTCACCGATGCCGTGCAGCCCCTGCCGATCGTCAGCGCCGCCGCCCGCAAACCCGGCACCAATCCCAAGGCGGATCTGCGGCAGTACTGCATGCTCACGCACGGCTCGCACCTGGTAGATACGGTGCGCTTCATGTTCGGGGACATCACCGCCGTCCGCGCCCGGCTGCTGGAACGCTTCGGCGCGTACAGCTGGTTCGTGGACACCGACTTCGCCAGCGGCGCCCAGGGCCACATGGATCTGACAGTCGCCGTACGCATGGACTGGCACGAGGGGTTGCAGATCTACGGGCAGAACGGCAGCGTCCTGGCCAGAACCTACAACCCCTGGTACTACAGGTCCTCGGACGTCGAGATCTTCCGCGAAAGGGATGCCACCACGTATCGCCCGCTCGGCGCGGACGGGCACTTCTACCGCCGGCAGCTCGAGGCGTTCTCGGACACCATCCTGACCGGTGCCCCGCAGACTGGTGCGGACGTCGAGGACGGCCTGGCCGACACGCGCGCCATCGTGGCCATCGCCCGCTCGGTGCAGACCGGCGAGAAGGTCATGTTGGCGGACGTGACCGGAGGCGTGTGA
- a CDS encoding alpha/beta fold hydrolase: MTTFQLGDLALRGVDVGSGSPVVFQHGLGGGEAQVAESFPSTPGLRRLTLECRGHGTSALGPVAELSVAQFAQDVLAFVDSRGVTRFAAGGISMGAAIALRLAALYPERVTALALVRPSWVDTPAPPNLMSFQVVAPYLRMDDPAQGWADFQTTAAARDLRERGPDNLASLEGFFRSPRRLDLADLAERITASGPEVPRERFRTLTMPVLVIGNGQDAVHPLATAQELAHLIPGARLEIVPSKALDKAAYLTALHAVLGDFFTAHAGPRG; encoded by the coding sequence ATGACCACCTTCCAGCTCGGAGATCTCGCGCTGCGCGGCGTCGATGTCGGAAGCGGCAGTCCTGTCGTCTTTCAGCACGGCCTGGGCGGCGGCGAGGCGCAGGTGGCCGAGAGTTTCCCGTCCACGCCCGGCCTGCGCCGTCTGACGCTGGAATGCCGGGGGCACGGCACCTCGGCGCTCGGCCCCGTGGCCGAACTTTCGGTCGCCCAGTTCGCGCAGGACGTGCTGGCCTTCGTGGACAGCCGGGGCGTGACCCGCTTCGCCGCCGGGGGCATCTCGATGGGCGCGGCCATCGCGCTGAGACTGGCCGCCCTGTACCCGGAGCGCGTCACGGCCCTGGCCCTGGTACGCCCGTCCTGGGTGGACACGCCCGCGCCGCCCAACCTGATGTCCTTTCAGGTCGTGGCGCCCTACCTGCGCATGGACGACCCGGCGCAGGGCTGGGCGGACTTCCAGACCACGGCAGCGGCCCGTGACCTGCGGGAGCGTGGCCCCGACAACCTCGCGTCCCTGGAGGGCTTCTTCCGCTCGCCACGGCGGCTGGACCTGGCCGACTTGGCCGAGCGCATCACGGCGAGTGGCCCGGAGGTGCCCAGGGAGCGGTTCCGGACGCTGACCATGCCCGTCCTGGTGATCGGCAACGGGCAGGACGCCGTGCATCCGCTGGCCACCGCCCAGGAACTCGCTCACCTGATTCCCGGAGCCCGGCTCGAGATCGTGCCGTCCAAGGCCTTGGATAAAGCCGCCTACCTGACGGCCCTGCACGCCGTCCTGGGCGACTTCTTCACGGCACACGCCGGGCCTCGGGGATGA
- a CDS encoding ROK family protein, which yields MSIIGLDLGGTKLAAGVLDGQRIAGRVQYATPAESGGVVPCLAQAARDAAQAAGTAVGAVGLGVPGPVNYAAGEVRFAGNIRGWIDYPVRRLLSEALDCPVYLENDANAATLAEHRSGAGQGADSTLYVTVSTGIGGGFVQGDRVLRGHFGQGAEIGHVTVLAGGPMCACGLDGCLEAVASGSALASLARGAFGQPMSNAALFDLARQGDERAARILTQGAEWLGIGLASLVRCYDPEVIVIGGGVYLNAPPLYHDAVQRAFERYTSWHAPEIRTARLGGDAGLLGAAYTAQLGLQQDGEASIRTH from the coding sequence GTGAGCATCATCGGCCTGGATCTGGGCGGCACGAAGCTCGCGGCGGGCGTGCTGGACGGCCAGCGGATCGCCGGCCGCGTGCAGTACGCCACGCCGGCCGAAAGTGGCGGGGTGGTGCCGTGTCTGGCGCAGGCTGCCCGGGACGCCGCGCAGGCCGCTGGCACGGCTGTGGGGGCGGTCGGGCTGGGCGTTCCCGGCCCCGTGAACTACGCCGCCGGCGAGGTGCGGTTCGCGGGCAACATTCGCGGCTGGATCGACTATCCGGTGCGCCGACTGCTCTCCGAGGCGCTGGACTGCCCCGTGTACCTGGAAAACGACGCCAACGCCGCCACGCTCGCCGAGCACCGCTCCGGGGCCGGGCAGGGCGCCGACAGCACGCTGTACGTCACGGTGTCCACCGGGATCGGCGGGGGCTTCGTGCAGGGCGACCGGGTGCTGCGCGGCCACTTCGGGCAGGGTGCGGAGATCGGTCACGTGACGGTGCTGGCCGGCGGCCCCATGTGTGCCTGCGGTCTGGACGGCTGCCTGGAGGCGGTCGCGTCCGGTTCCGCCCTGGCGAGTCTGGCGCGCGGCGCCTTCGGCCAGCCCATGAGCAACGCGGCCCTCTTCGACCTGGCCCGGCAGGGAGATGAGCGCGCCGCGCGCATCCTCACGCAGGGAGCCGAGTGGCTGGGCATCGGTCTCGCCTCGCTGGTTCGCTGCTACGACCCGGAGGTCATCGTGATCGGAGGCGGGGTCTACCTGAACGCCCCACCGCTCTATCACGACGCCGTCCAGCGGGCCTTCGAGCGCTACACCAGCTGGCACGCCCCGGAGATCCGCACGGCCCGGCTTGGCGGCGACGCCGGGCTGCTGGGAGCGGCGTACACGGCCCAGCTCGGGCTCCAGCAGGACGGGGAGGCGTCCATCCGGACTCACTGA